A genomic window from Megalobrama amblycephala isolate DHTTF-2021 linkage group LG2, ASM1881202v1, whole genome shotgun sequence includes:
- the LOC125252559 gene encoding sialoadhesin-like isoform X1: protein MDFRLISLILLIHISGCLSLDLLSVTCEDVCALRENTVQLRCSYSEISIKTVFWFSRKQSSNWRKKDEPEDLTLDSDYSGRVKQRVTNHHSTLTISDLRERDSGEYQLMIIMKDGVKCLGSVAVNLTVTDLQVRMIPATTDPRDQRVKLTCGSSCDLPSRPQNYFWKQNGQYYLQYSGDNIYRSIIVPNEAGSYSCSLTPDHKISSSPVCISKSGCWDVTYSSRRVCALMGSTVDISCTYSHPSGYTVNKTFWHYGRPGDFKDLREKHQFAGRVEYVGNTLRIKELKISDSGEYRFRIISDRTGGKYSGTPGVILTVTDTMVTSSPNIISEGQEVILSCSTKCTLNNKHTYIWYKNRRQVTDGFTKDNKLYLDSVSDEELQEYSCAVGEIQITPNQAESTALRNTVITLSVILVLALIGVLWYRRRRNNPSQQHEERNYDVQSGSVTLYDNAEALSTVCKQDVKDQDVHYSTVNFKQSHIKDSSLAPTAVHSTSDDVHYASVKFS from the exons ATGGACTTCAGACTCATATCACTAATCCTACTTATACACATTTCAG GCTGTCTATCATTGGACCTTCTCTCTGTGACCTGTGAAGATGTTTGTGCTCTGAGGGAAAACACTGTGCAGCTGAGATGTTCTTATTCTGAAATCAGCATCAAAACTGTGTTCTGGTTCAGCCGGAAACAGAGTTCAAACTGGAGAAAGAAAGATGAACCTGAAGATTTGACTTTAGACTCGGACTACTCAGGACGGGTGAAGCAGAGGGTCACAAACCACCATTCAACACTCACAATTTCagacctgagagagagagactctgGAGAATATCAACTCATGATCATCATGAAGGATGGAGTTAAATGTCTCGGCTCAGTCGCTGTCAATCTAACAGTCACAG ACTTGCAGGTAAGGATGATTCCTGCAACTACAGACCCGAGAGATCAGAGAGTAAAACTGACCTGTGGTTCTTCCTGTGATTTGCCATCCAGACCACAGAATTATTTCTGGAAACAAAATGGACAATATTATTTGCAATATTCAGGAGATAATATATACAGAAGCATTATTGTACCCAATGAAGCTGGCAGTTACTCCTGTTCTCTTACTCCAGACCATAAGATTTCCTCCTCTCCTGTGT GTATTTCTAAGAGTGGCTGCTGGGATGTGACTTACTCCTCTAGAAGAGTCTGTGCTTTGATGGGATCAACAGTAGACATTTCCTGCACATACTCACATCCCTCTGgttatactgtaaataaaacattctGGCATTACGGTCGGCCCGGTGACTTCAAGGATCTGCGTGAGAAGCATCAGTTTGCTGGTCGTGTGGAGTATGTGGGGAACACACTGAGAATCAAAGAGCTCAAGATCAGCGACTCTGGAGAATATCGATTCAGGATCATCTCTGACAGAACAGGAGGAAAATACTCTGGAACACCTGGAGTCATTCTTACTGTTACAG ATACGATGGTGACAAGCAGCCCAAACATTATATCAGAGGGACAGGAAGTGATATTAAGCTGTTCAACTAAATGCACTCTGAACAACAAACACACTTACATCTGGTACAAGAACAGACGGCAGGTAACGGATGGATTCACTAAAGACAACAAGCTGTACCTGGACTCAGTCAGTGATGAAGAGCTTCAAGAGTATTCCTGTGCTGTAGGAG AAATCCAGATCACCCCAAATCAAGCGGAGAGCACAGCTTTACGGAACACCGTAATCACACTGTCCGTGATTCTGGTTCTTGCACTCATAGGAGTCCTGTGGTATAG GAGGAGAAGGAATAATCCATCTCAGCAGCATGAGGAGAGAAATTATGATGTACAG TCAGGTTCTGTTACACTGTATGATAATGCTGAAGCCTTATCTACAGTCTGCAAACAGGACGTAAAGGATCAGGACGTTCattattcaactgttaatttcaAGCAGTCTCACATAAAGGACTCATCTTTGGCACCTACTGCTGTGCATTCAACCTCAGATGATGTTCATTATGCCTCTGTGAAGTTCAGCTAA
- the LOC125252559 gene encoding uncharacterized protein LOC125252559 isoform X3 — MSRLSRCQSNSHRLAGISKSGCWDVTYSSRRVCALMGSTVDISCTYSHPSGYTVNKTFWHYGRPGDFKDLREKHQFAGRVEYVGNTLRIKELKISDSGEYRFRIISDRTGGKYSGTPGVILTVTDTMVTSSPNIISEGQEVILSCSTKCTLNNKHTYIWYKNRRQVTDGFTKDNKLYLDSVSDEELQEYSCAVGEIQITPNQAESTALRNTVITLSVILVLALIGVLWYRRRRNNPSQQHEERNYDVQSGSVTLYDNAEALSTVCKQDVKDQDVHYSTVNFKQSHIKDSSLAPTAVHSTSDDVHYASVKFS, encoded by the exons ATGTCTCGGCTCAGTCGCTGTCAATCTAACAGTCACAG ACTTGCAG GTATTTCTAAGAGTGGCTGCTGGGATGTGACTTACTCCTCTAGAAGAGTCTGTGCTTTGATGGGATCAACAGTAGACATTTCCTGCACATACTCACATCCCTCTGgttatactgtaaataaaacattctGGCATTACGGTCGGCCCGGTGACTTCAAGGATCTGCGTGAGAAGCATCAGTTTGCTGGTCGTGTGGAGTATGTGGGGAACACACTGAGAATCAAAGAGCTCAAGATCAGCGACTCTGGAGAATATCGATTCAGGATCATCTCTGACAGAACAGGAGGAAAATACTCTGGAACACCTGGAGTCATTCTTACTGTTACAG ATACGATGGTGACAAGCAGCCCAAACATTATATCAGAGGGACAGGAAGTGATATTAAGCTGTTCAACTAAATGCACTCTGAACAACAAACACACTTACATCTGGTACAAGAACAGACGGCAGGTAACGGATGGATTCACTAAAGACAACAAGCTGTACCTGGACTCAGTCAGTGATGAAGAGCTTCAAGAGTATTCCTGTGCTGTAGGAG AAATCCAGATCACCCCAAATCAAGCGGAGAGCACAGCTTTACGGAACACCGTAATCACACTGTCCGTGATTCTGGTTCTTGCACTCATAGGAGTCCTGTGGTATAG GAGGAGAAGGAATAATCCATCTCAGCAGCATGAGGAGAGAAATTATGATGTACAG TCAGGTTCTGTTACACTGTATGATAATGCTGAAGCCTTATCTACAGTCTGCAAACAGGACGTAAAGGATCAGGACGTTCattattcaactgttaatttcaAGCAGTCTCACATAAAGGACTCATCTTTGGCACCTACTGCTGTGCATTCAACCTCAGATGATGTTCATTATGCCTCTGTGAAGTTCAGCTAA